A single window of Desulfovibrio sp. G11 DNA harbors:
- the ilvC gene encoding ketol-acid reductoisomerase, whose amino-acid sequence MKVYYDQDADLNLLKDKTVAIIGYGSQGHAHAQNLRDSGVKVVVGQRPGGANYELAKEHGFNPVSAAEAAAQADLIMLLLPDEVQAAVYENDIKPNLAKGKALLFAHGFNIHFGQIQPPKDVDVFLIAPKGPGHLVRRTYTEGGGVPCLVAIEQDATGKALQMALAYAKGVGGARSGVIETTFREETETDLFGEQAVLCGGVSALIKAGFETLVEAGYQPEMAYFECLHEMKLIVDLMYEGGLSRMRYSISNTAEYGDYVTGPRLVTDEVKKEMKAVLKDIQSGVFARNFILEARAKYPMFLTTRRNESEHQIEKVGKELRSMMPWLKKDKKD is encoded by the coding sequence ATGAAAGTTTATTACGATCAGGATGCCGACCTTAATCTCCTGAAGGATAAAACCGTCGCCATCATCGGTTACGGCAGCCAGGGCCACGCCCACGCCCAGAACCTGCGCGATTCCGGCGTCAAGGTTGTGGTGGGCCAGCGCCCCGGCGGCGCCAACTACGAACTGGCCAAGGAACACGGCTTCAATCCTGTTTCCGCCGCTGAAGCCGCCGCCCAGGCCGACCTGATTATGCTTCTGCTGCCCGACGAAGTGCAGGCTGCCGTTTACGAAAACGACATCAAGCCCAACCTTGCCAAGGGCAAGGCCCTGCTGTTCGCCCACGGCTTCAACATCCACTTCGGGCAGATCCAGCCGCCCAAGGATGTGGACGTGTTCCTCATCGCGCCCAAGGGACCGGGCCATCTGGTGCGCCGCACCTACACCGAGGGCGGCGGCGTACCCTGCCTCGTGGCCATTGAGCAGGACGCTACCGGAAAAGCCCTTCAGATGGCCCTGGCCTATGCCAAGGGTGTTGGCGGCGCGCGCTCCGGCGTGATTGAAACCACCTTCCGTGAAGAGACTGAAACCGACCTTTTCGGTGAACAGGCCGTGCTGTGCGGCGGTGTTTCCGCCCTGATCAAGGCCGGCTTTGAAACCCTGGTAGAAGCCGGTTACCAGCCCGAAATGGCCTACTTCGAATGCCTGCACGAAATGAAACTTATCGTGGACCTCATGTACGAAGGCGGCCTTTCGCGCATGCGCTACTCCATCAGCAATACCGCTGAATACGGCGACTATGTCACCGGTCCCCGCCTTGTCACCGATGAAGTGAAAAAAGAAATGAAGGCCGTGCTCAAGGACATCCAGAGCGGCGTATTCGCGCGCAACTTCATTCTTGAAGCCCGCGCCAAGTACCCCATGTTCCTTACCACCCGCCGCAATGAATCCGAGCACCAGATTGAAAAGGTGGGCAAAGAGCTGCGCAGCATGATGCCCTGGCTCAAGAAAGACAAAAAAGACTAG
- the ilvB gene encoding biosynthetic-type acetolactate synthase large subunit, which produces MECTGAQILLESLKREGVDVLFGYPGGAVIDIYDELPRHQEIRHVLVRHEQGAVHAADGYARASGKVGACLVTSGPGATNTVTGIATAYSDSIPLVVITGQVPTQLIGNDAFQEVDIVGITRPCTKHNFLVKDISKLALTIRQAFYLARTGRPGPVLIDLPKDVMQAKAEFVWPEEVYMRSYNPTYKPNLNQLRRSVEELARAERPVILAGGGVIMSDAAEALTSLARKLQIPVTCSLMGLGAFPATDPLWLGMVGMHGTYAANLAINNADVLVCVGARFDDRVTGKLAGFAPKARIVHIDIDPTSIRKNVEVHVPVVGDCRLALEGMGEICNAKLEGKDWISEHAAWLEAVGEWKKSKPLCYQKNHNIKPQEVIQTLYELSNDDAIIATEVGQHQMWVAQFYTFTRPRTLLTSGGLGTMGYGFPASIGAQFAFPHKKVITVAGDASLQMNIQELATVVANRLPIKVVILNNRHLGMVRQWQELFYNQNYSSTNMEAQPDFVKLAEAYGAEGYRIEKPEDLRATLEKALATPNPAFIDVVVEREENVYPIVPAGAALDEMLLV; this is translated from the coding sequence ATGGAATGTACAGGTGCGCAGATTCTCCTTGAGTCCCTGAAGAGAGAAGGCGTTGACGTGCTGTTCGGGTATCCCGGCGGCGCTGTGATTGACATCTATGACGAACTGCCGCGACATCAAGAAATACGTCACGTGCTGGTACGACACGAACAAGGGGCTGTGCACGCGGCTGACGGCTATGCCCGCGCTTCCGGCAAGGTAGGCGCCTGCCTGGTAACCTCCGGTCCCGGAGCCACCAATACGGTGACGGGCATAGCCACAGCCTATTCCGATTCCATTCCTCTGGTAGTGATTACGGGGCAGGTTCCCACACAACTGATCGGCAACGATGCCTTTCAGGAAGTGGACATCGTGGGCATCACCCGGCCCTGCACCAAACACAATTTTCTGGTAAAGGACATCAGCAAGCTGGCCCTTACCATCCGTCAGGCTTTTTATTTGGCGCGCACGGGCCGCCCCGGCCCCGTACTCATTGACCTGCCCAAAGACGTCATGCAGGCCAAGGCCGAGTTCGTGTGGCCTGAAGAAGTCTACATGCGCAGCTACAACCCCACCTACAAGCCCAACCTCAACCAGTTGCGGCGCTCGGTAGAAGAGCTGGCCCGGGCGGAACGCCCGGTCATTCTGGCCGGGGGCGGGGTTATCATGTCCGATGCGGCCGAGGCCCTCACGAGCCTTGCGCGCAAGCTGCAGATTCCCGTCACCTGTTCGCTCATGGGCCTTGGGGCCTTTCCCGCCACCGACCCGCTGTGGCTCGGCATGGTCGGCATGCACGGAACCTATGCCGCCAATCTGGCCATCAACAATGCCGATGTGCTGGTATGCGTGGGCGCGCGCTTTGATGACCGCGTCACCGGAAAACTGGCGGGCTTCGCGCCCAAGGCGCGCATTGTGCATATTGATATCGACCCCACATCCATACGCAAGAATGTGGAAGTACACGTTCCTGTGGTGGGCGACTGCCGCCTGGCGCTTGAAGGCATGGGCGAAATCTGCAACGCCAAGCTTGAAGGCAAAGACTGGATCAGCGAACACGCCGCGTGGCTTGAGGCCGTGGGCGAATGGAAGAAAAGCAAGCCTCTCTGCTACCAGAAAAACCACAACATCAAGCCGCAGGAAGTCATCCAGACCCTGTACGAGCTTTCCAACGACGATGCCATCATTGCCACCGAAGTGGGCCAGCACCAGATGTGGGTAGCCCAGTTCTATACGTTCACCAGGCCGCGCACCCTGCTCACCAGCGGGGGCCTCGGCACCATGGGGTACGGCTTTCCCGCGTCCATCGGCGCACAGTTTGCCTTTCCCCACAAAAAAGTCATCACCGTCGCGGGCGACGCCTCATTGCAGATGAACATTCAGGAGCTGGCTACCGTGGTTGCCAACAGGCTGCCCATCAAGGTGGTTATCCTGAACAACCGCCATCTCGGCATGGTGCGCCAGTGGCAGGAGCTCTTTTACAACCAGAACTACAGCTCCACCAACATGGAGGCCCAGCCGGACTTTGTGAAGCTGGCCGAAGCCTACGGGGCCGAAGGCTACCGCATTGAAAAACCCGAAGACCTGCGTGCCACGCTTGAAAAGGCCCTTGCCACACCCAACCCGGCCTTTATCGACGTAGTGGTTGAACGCGAGGAAAACGTGTACCCCATCGTGCCTGCCGGCGCGGCGCTTGATGAAATGTTGCTGGTGTAA
- the ilvN gene encoding acetolactate synthase small subunit, which produces MTKTHVLSVLVENEPGVLSRVAGLFSGRGFNIHSLNVAPALEEGVSHMTITTEGDSLILEQIMKQLHKIVSVIKVVDFADIAAVEREMMLVKVQAEGPMRGEILRTVEIFRCKVVDVSPNEMTIEATGNQDKLDAIINLLQRFGIKELARTGSVAMRRSKKAD; this is translated from the coding sequence ATGACCAAGACACATGTGCTTTCCGTGCTGGTGGAAAATGAACCCGGCGTGCTTTCCCGCGTGGCGGGGCTGTTCAGTGGGCGCGGCTTCAACATCCATTCGCTCAATGTGGCCCCGGCCCTGGAAGAAGGCGTTTCGCACATGACCATCACAACAGAAGGCGACAGCCTGATTTTAGAGCAGATAATGAAACAGCTGCACAAAATCGTGTCTGTCATCAAGGTGGTGGACTTTGCAGACATTGCCGCTGTCGAACGCGAAATGATGCTTGTCAAGGTGCAGGCTGAAGGCCCCATGCGGGGTGAAATTCTGCGCACCGTTGAAATATTCCGCTGCAAAGTGGTGGACGTAAGCCCCAATGAAATGACCATTGAGGCTACAGGCAATCAGGACAAGCTGGATGCCATCATCAATCTTTTACAGCGCTTCGGCATCAAGGAACTGGCGCGCACAGGCTCTGTGGCCATGCGTCGTTCCAAAAAGGCGGATTAG
- a CDS encoding nucleotide sugar dehydrogenase, producing MVTFEALQQGKETLAVVGLGYVGLPLAVALSRQMSVLGFDISAPRIKELQDGHDRTREVDDHRLQAANVRYSCDPADLREAAVIIVAVPTPIDDHRSPDLTPVVGASTTVGRHMGKGCVVVYESTVYPGLTEEICVPILERESGLTFGRDFTVGYSPERINPGDKVHTLETITKVVSGSDDATTDLLVQVYGSVVTAGIHRASSIKVAEAAKVIENTQRDLNIALMNELAIIFGRLGIDTLEVLQAAGSKWNFLPFRPGLVGGHCIGVDPYYLTYKAEELGFHPEVILAGRRINDNMGKYLAECTVKRLIKSGRVISGARVGILGFTFKENVPDLRNTRVVDVIRELEDYGVQVLVSDAEADPAEALHEYGQALLPQSDLRDLDALILAVGHDAYKVLSPDAIKSLFAQPDKAVVLDVKSFLDPAAMRSAGIDYWRL from the coding sequence ATGGTGACATTCGAGGCCCTGCAACAAGGCAAAGAAACCCTGGCCGTCGTCGGCCTCGGCTATGTGGGTCTGCCCCTGGCCGTTGCCCTCTCGCGCCAGATGAGCGTACTGGGGTTTGATATCAGCGCCCCGCGCATCAAGGAGCTGCAAGACGGGCACGACCGCACACGCGAAGTGGACGACCACAGGCTGCAGGCCGCCAATGTGCGTTATTCCTGCGACCCGGCCGACCTCAGGGAGGCCGCCGTCATTATTGTGGCTGTTCCCACCCCCATAGACGATCACCGCTCGCCGGACCTGACTCCCGTGGTGGGAGCCAGCACCACCGTGGGGCGCCACATGGGCAAGGGCTGCGTGGTGGTGTACGAATCCACCGTATATCCGGGTCTTACCGAAGAAATCTGCGTCCCCATCCTTGAGCGCGAGTCCGGCCTCACATTCGGCCGTGACTTCACCGTGGGCTACTCGCCCGAGCGCATCAACCCCGGCGACAAGGTACATACCCTTGAAACCATCACCAAGGTTGTTTCCGGCTCCGACGACGCTACCACGGACCTGCTCGTTCAGGTTTACGGCTCTGTGGTCACGGCGGGCATACACCGCGCTTCCAGCATCAAGGTGGCCGAGGCCGCCAAGGTTATCGAAAACACCCAGCGCGACCTCAATATCGCACTCATGAACGAGCTTGCCATCATCTTCGGCCGCCTCGGCATTGATACCCTTGAAGTGCTGCAGGCCGCGGGCAGCAAGTGGAACTTCCTGCCCTTCCGGCCCGGTCTTGTGGGCGGCCACTGCATTGGCGTGGACCCCTACTATCTCACCTACAAGGCAGAAGAACTGGGCTTTCACCCCGAGGTCATCCTGGCGGGCCGCCGCATCAATGACAACATGGGCAAATACCTGGCCGAATGCACGGTCAAACGCCTGATCAAGAGCGGCCGCGTCATCAGCGGCGCGCGCGTGGGCATTCTCGGCTTTACCTTCAAGGAAAACGTGCCGGACCTGCGCAATACCCGCGTGGTGGACGTCATCCGCGAACTTGAAGACTACGGCGTGCAGGTGCTCGTGAGCGATGCCGAGGCCGATCCCGCCGAAGCCCTGCACGAGTACGGCCAGGCCCTGCTGCCGCAGAGCGACCTGCGCGACCTGGACGCTCTTATCCTGGCAGTGGGACACGATGCGTACAAGGTATTGTCCCCCGATGCCATAAAAAGTCTTTTCGCCCAGCCGGACAAGGCCGTGGTGCTGGACGTAAAAAGCTTTCTCGACCCCGCTGCCATGCGCAGCGCGGGCATAGATTACTGGAGGCTGTAA
- a CDS encoding HAD family hydrolase, which produces MSVLFPHGLAGVIFDCDGVMIDSRESNNIFYNRVLEHFDLPPMTPEQEEYCFMATAVQSLLHIVPPHLHGQIEYVTREVVNYRRDILPMLRLQPGFTGFIDDLRDRRVRMAVHTNRRFEGIQTVLDIFGLPTYFDPVVAADTAAPKPSPEGTRHICSAWGVSPETVLFVGDSEHDKEAARGAGVVFAAFGSGVLRGQITVTDYAGLHAALDRTLPPQKAEA; this is translated from the coding sequence ATGAGTGTGCTGTTTCCCCACGGCCTTGCAGGAGTCATCTTTGACTGCGATGGCGTGATGATAGATTCGCGCGAATCCAACAATATTTTCTACAACCGCGTTCTTGAACACTTTGATTTACCGCCCATGACGCCGGAGCAGGAAGAATACTGCTTTATGGCTACAGCCGTACAGTCTCTGCTGCATATTGTGCCGCCGCACCTTCACGGGCAGATAGAGTATGTAACACGCGAGGTTGTCAACTACCGGCGCGACATTTTGCCCATGCTGCGCCTGCAGCCGGGATTTACCGGATTTATTGATGACCTTCGCGACCGCCGTGTGCGCATGGCCGTGCATACCAACCGCAGGTTTGAGGGAATACAAACGGTTCTGGACATTTTCGGCCTGCCCACCTATTTTGATCCTGTGGTCGCGGCCGATACGGCAGCGCCCAAACCGTCTCCCGAAGGCACACGGCACATCTGTTCCGCCTGGGGAGTTTCGCCCGAAACCGTGCTTTTTGTGGGCGACAGCGAACATGACAAGGAAGCGGCCCGGGGGGCGGGCGTAGTATTTGCGGCATTTGGCAGCGGGGTTCTCCGGGGGCAGATAACAGTCACGGATTATGCAGGCCTGCACGCCGCGCTGGACCGGACTTTGCCGCCCCAAAAGGCCGAGGCGTGA
- a CDS encoding YggT family protein — translation MIVLANTMSAVAMILGSLLNLYFWIVIIAAVLTWVRPDPYNPIVRTLRALTEPVFYRVRKWLPFTYTTGMDFSPVVVLLSIELFNRIVVASLAQYALAIQ, via the coding sequence ATGATTGTTCTGGCCAATACCATGAGCGCCGTTGCCATGATTCTCGGCTCACTGCTGAACCTGTATTTCTGGATAGTCATCATCGCGGCCGTGCTTACCTGGGTGCGGCCCGACCCGTATAATCCCATAGTGCGCACCCTGCGCGCCCTCACGGAACCCGTGTTTTACCGTGTGCGCAAGTGGCTGCCTTTCACCTACACCACCGGCATGGACTTTTCTCCGGTGGTGGTGCTGCTGAGCATTGAGCTTTTCAACCGCATTGTGGTTGCCTCTCTTGCCCAGTACGCACTTGCCATTCAATAA
- the mqnB gene encoding futalosine hydrolase, whose protein sequence is MSLLICAATGPELGGLLPGFAPPSASGGHGGAHGAERYTADATAWPEMRLWPVQLKKSAALCCLTGIGPVNAALAMGHALSRAEAEGSPISAVLNVGLAGAFDLASHPLLSHCLVQEEIWPEYGLHDGQTVIAGAFGFPQWQPPQGEAVRDRLPLCGVEALSPFGGRCDDGTLAPCRSLTVAGVSASFARAADLRSRYQADLENMEGFAVAYACARQGIACVEVRSVSNKVGPRAREEKDFPGALRALAQVLPALNLI, encoded by the coding sequence GTGAGCCTGCTCATCTGCGCTGCCACTGGCCCGGAACTGGGGGGCCTTCTGCCGGGTTTTGCCCCGCCTTCCGCGTCTGGGGGGCATGGCGGAGCACACGGGGCCGAGAGGTATACTGCGGATGCCACGGCATGGCCCGAAATGCGGCTCTGGCCCGTACAGCTTAAAAAAAGCGCGGCACTGTGCTGCCTTACAGGTATCGGCCCGGTTAACGCGGCCCTTGCCATGGGGCATGCCCTGAGCCGCGCCGAAGCCGAAGGCTCTCCCATAAGCGCAGTGCTTAATGTGGGCCTTGCCGGAGCTTTTGACCTTGCAAGCCACCCCCTGCTTTCCCATTGCCTGGTGCAGGAGGAAATATGGCCGGAATATGGCCTGCATGACGGCCAGACCGTTATTGCCGGGGCTTTTGGTTTTCCGCAGTGGCAGCCCCCGCAAGGAGAGGCCGTGCGTGACCGCCTGCCGCTTTGCGGCGTTGAGGCCCTGTCGCCGTTCGGGGGCAGATGTGATGACGGCACACTGGCCCCTTGCCGCTCGCTGACCGTGGCGGGCGTCAGTGCAAGCTTTGCGCGCGCGGCGGATCTGCGGAGCCGCTATCAGGCTGATCTGGAAAATATGGAAGGCTTTGCCGTGGCTTATGCCTGCGCACGCCAAGGCATCGCCTGTGTGGAAGTACGCAGCGTGTCCAACAAGGTGGGTCCCCGCGCCAGAGAGGAAAAAGATTTTCCCGGCGCATTGCGAGCCCTTGCCCAGGTGCTACCCGCCCTTAACCTCATCTGA
- a CDS encoding polyprenyl synthetase family protein — translation MIQLKARIALELPAINRALDRAVEVLPEPVRPVTRHIFEAGGKRLRPLLTVLTARLLGHDREDIHDLAVTLEMLHAATLLHDDVLDNAMSRRGKPAAHTLYNVSSVILAGDALLAEANAQVARRGDPRLTRCFSEATSRTAAGEILEIAAQGRVDTSAGHYEEIVRGKTAWLIRAACEMGALAAEADEASVAAAAAYGENLGMAFQMVDDALDFAPESATGKPTGGDVREGKLTPPLRLYRDSLNDAEREAFDVAFAGFAMSAADAESVALRIREAGFDTAVRRQADTFLDAARRALHSLPDRPERKVMLKMTDYVRDRKK, via the coding sequence ATGATTCAACTCAAAGCACGCATTGCCCTGGAACTTCCGGCCATCAACCGCGCCCTTGACCGGGCTGTGGAGGTATTGCCCGAACCGGTACGTCCGGTAACGCGGCACATTTTTGAAGCCGGGGGCAAACGTCTGCGCCCGCTTCTCACCGTGCTGACCGCCCGCCTGCTCGGGCATGACCGTGAAGACATACACGACCTTGCCGTCACCCTTGAAATGCTGCATGCGGCCACCCTCCTGCACGACGATGTGCTGGACAATGCCATGAGCCGCCGGGGCAAACCCGCCGCCCACACCCTGTACAATGTGTCCAGCGTGATCCTCGCGGGCGATGCCCTGCTGGCCGAGGCCAACGCGCAGGTGGCCCGGCGCGGCGACCCTCGCCTTACGCGCTGCTTTTCCGAGGCCACCAGCCGTACGGCCGCAGGTGAGATACTTGAAATTGCTGCTCAGGGCCGCGTGGATACAAGCGCCGGGCATTACGAAGAAATCGTACGCGGCAAGACAGCGTGGCTCATCCGCGCCGCCTGTGAGATGGGCGCACTGGCCGCCGAAGCTGATGAGGCGAGCGTGGCTGCGGCTGCGGCCTACGGCGAAAACCTGGGCATGGCCTTTCAGATGGTGGACGATGCGCTGGACTTTGCGCCCGAAAGCGCCACAGGCAAACCCACAGGCGGTGATGTGCGCGAGGGCAAGCTGACGCCGCCCCTGCGTCTTTACCGCGACAGCCTGAACGATGCAGAACGCGAAGCCTTTGACGTGGCGTTTGCCGGTTTTGCCATGAGCGCGGCCGATGCCGAATCCGTTGCCCTGCGCATACGCGAGGCCGGTTTTGACACGGCAGTGCGCCGCCAGGCCGACACTTTTCTTGATGCGGCCAGGCGTGCCCTGCATAGCCTGCCCGACAGACCAGAGCGCAAGGTCATGCTTAAAATGACCGACTATGTGCGCGACAGAAAAAAATAA
- a CDS encoding DUF2065 domain-containing protein — MDFDIELFFRALGLAIVLEGLCWTLFPGGMRRALLSILPLPESRLRVVGLTALALGLLVVWLASR; from the coding sequence ATGGACTTTGATATCGAACTTTTTTTCCGCGCCCTGGGCCTTGCCATCGTGCTTGAGGGACTGTGCTGGACGCTTTTTCCCGGTGGCATGCGCCGGGCTTTGCTGAGCATTCTTCCCCTGCCCGAAAGCCGTTTGCGTGTGGTCGGGCTGACGGCCCTGGCCCTGGGGCTGCTGGTCGTCTGGCTGGCTTCACGCTAG
- the pdxT gene encoding pyridoxal 5'-phosphate synthase glutaminase subunit PdxT — translation MARCVGVLALQGAFREHVAAVSRLGVAAREVRQLKDMDGIDAMIIPGGESTTMGKLLNEWQMLQPLRERIEQGMPVYGSCAGLILLCRVIENSDQPRLGVLDATVRRNAFGRQVDSFETDLAMPEIGPEPVPAVFIRAPVITGVGPGVKVLAEVKGQAVAVRQNNILATSFHPELTPDTRLHGYFLGMCGS, via the coding sequence ATGGCCCGCTGTGTGGGTGTGCTGGCCCTTCAGGGGGCTTTTCGTGAGCATGTGGCCGCCGTGTCCCGTTTGGGCGTGGCGGCCCGCGAAGTGCGCCAGCTCAAGGATATGGACGGCATTGACGCCATGATCATTCCGGGCGGCGAAAGCACCACCATGGGCAAACTGCTCAACGAGTGGCAGATGCTGCAGCCGTTACGCGAGCGCATTGAGCAGGGCATGCCGGTATACGGCAGCTGCGCCGGACTTATCCTGCTGTGCCGCGTTATTGAAAATTCGGACCAGCCCCGGCTGGGCGTGCTGGATGCCACCGTGCGGCGCAACGCTTTCGGCCGTCAGGTTGACAGCTTTGAAACCGATCTCGCCATGCCGGAAATCGGGCCGGAACCTGTTCCGGCGGTCTTCATCCGTGCTCCTGTCATCACTGGCGTGGGGCCGGGCGTCAAGGTGCTGGCCGAGGTCAAGGGGCAGGCTGTGGCGGTGCGCCAGAACAATATTCTGGCCACGTCCTTTCATCCTGAGCTGACGCCGGATACGCGTCTGCATGGCTACTTTCTGGGCATGTGCGGTAGCTGA
- a CDS encoding YdcH family protein: MDQHELELLNKYAATDPELKSLWEDHVLYEKQVEKLEGKAFRTPTEEQTLKQLKKQKLEGKTQLMAILDRIKKQDC; the protein is encoded by the coding sequence ATGGATCAGCATGAACTAGAACTACTAAACAAGTATGCGGCTACTGATCCGGAGCTGAAATCCCTTTGGGAAGATCACGTGCTCTACGAAAAGCAGGTAGAAAAGCTTGAAGGCAAAGCCTTCCGCACCCCTACCGAAGAACAGACCTTGAAGCAATTGAAAAAACAGAAGCTTGAAGGCAAAACCCAGCTCATGGCAATCCTCGACAGGATAAAAAAACAGGATTGCTAG
- the pdxS gene encoding pyridoxal 5'-phosphate synthase lyase subunit PdxS yields MEQGTIRLKTGLAEMLKGGVIMDVTTPEQAKIAEEAGACAVMALERVPADIRAAGGVARMADPTIVKKIMEVATIPVMAKARIGHFVEARILESMGVDYIDESEVLTPADDKYHIDKRDFTVPFVCGCRNLGEALRRIAEGAAMIRTKGEPGTGNVVEAVRHCRQVMDEVRMLCALPEAEVPNFAKEMGAPLELCLLVRKEGRLPVVNFAAGGIATPADAAMMMHLGCDGVFVGSGIFKSGDPAKRARAIVQAVTNYKDFALLAEISRDLGEPMVGIEISTIPSGERMQERGW; encoded by the coding sequence ATGGAACAGGGCACCATTCGCCTGAAGACAGGCCTTGCAGAAATGCTGAAAGGCGGCGTGATCATGGACGTCACCACTCCCGAACAGGCTAAAATCGCTGAAGAAGCTGGCGCTTGCGCCGTAATGGCTCTGGAGCGTGTGCCTGCGGACATTCGCGCTGCCGGTGGCGTGGCCCGCATGGCTGATCCCACCATTGTTAAAAAAATCATGGAAGTAGCCACCATTCCCGTTATGGCCAAGGCGCGCATCGGCCACTTTGTGGAAGCGCGTATTCTTGAGTCTATGGGGGTGGATTATATTGACGAGAGCGAAGTGCTCACCCCCGCTGACGACAAGTATCATATCGACAAGCGCGATTTCACTGTGCCTTTTGTCTGCGGCTGCCGCAATCTGGGCGAAGCCCTGCGCCGTATCGCCGAAGGCGCGGCCATGATTCGCACCAAGGGCGAGCCTGGAACCGGCAACGTGGTTGAAGCCGTGCGCCATTGCCGTCAGGTGATGGACGAAGTGCGCATGCTCTGCGCCCTGCCCGAAGCCGAGGTGCCCAACTTTGCCAAAGAAATGGGCGCTCCTCTTGAACTGTGCCTGCTCGTACGCAAAGAAGGCCGCCTGCCCGTGGTCAACTTTGCCGCCGGCGGCATCGCCACCCCGGCTGACGCCGCCATGATGATGCATCTTGGTTGCGACGGCGTATTTGTGGGTTCCGGCATTTTCAAGTCCGGCGACCCGGCCAAGCGCGCCAGGGCCATTGTGCAGGCCGTGACCAACTACAAGGATTTCGCCCTGCTGGCCGAAATCTCCCGTGATCTTGGCGAACCTATGGTGGGTATTGAAATTTCCACCATTCCCTCTGGTGAGCGCATGCAGGAGCGGGGCTGGTAG
- a CDS encoding TraR/DksA C4-type zinc finger protein translates to MHDTTMLKRIQAELVDELRRMSLLRAGFQAQHFSDEADAASHMEAAHIACCRARRSVQRIHDLERLLHLLRHNGPRQCVDCGEDIPLKRLVAAPGTVRCFSCQQQEERAAAPLAATVQRGTCTESWSLFC, encoded by the coding sequence ATGCACGATACTACCATGCTCAAACGGATACAGGCCGAACTGGTCGACGAATTGCGGCGCATGTCCCTGTTGCGCGCAGGCTTTCAGGCCCAGCATTTTTCTGATGAAGCAGACGCCGCCAGCCATATGGAGGCGGCGCATATTGCCTGTTGCCGCGCCCGGCGCAGTGTTCAGCGCATCCACGATCTTGAGCGGTTGCTGCATCTTCTGCGGCACAATGGCCCGCGCCAATGTGTCGATTGCGGTGAGGATATCCCGCTGAAGCGCCTTGTGGCCGCTCCGGGAACTGTGCGCTGCTTCTCTTGCCAGCAGCAGGAGGAGCGCGCGGCTGCTCCACTGGCGGCGACAGTGCAGCGTGGAACCTGCACAGAATCATGGTCCCTGTTCTGCTGA
- a CDS encoding ubiquinone/menaquinone biosynthesis methyltransferase, whose product MFGRIVRFYDLLNRVLSLGLDQHWRKVLARNVRLGESGVVLDLAAGTLDVSLAIRRQYPTALVPALDFCPPMLVQGSRKLKGDNARRILPVAADAKRLPLPDASVDCLTIAFGIRNIIPRETAFAEMLRVLRPGGRACILEFGSGRERIWGGLYNVYLNHLLPRVGRMFSKDPAAYAYLADTIRAFPSAVELEKEMRKAGFSKAWYQKLTSGIVCLHVGEKAR is encoded by the coding sequence ATGTTCGGCCGCATTGTACGCTTTTACGACCTGCTCAACCGCGTTCTCAGCCTGGGCCTTGACCAGCACTGGCGCAAGGTGCTGGCGCGCAACGTGCGGCTGGGTGAAAGCGGTGTGGTGCTCGATCTGGCTGCGGGAACCCTGGATGTATCCCTGGCCATCCGCCGCCAGTACCCCACGGCTCTCGTGCCTGCGCTGGACTTCTGCCCTCCCATGCTGGTGCAGGGCAGCCGCAAGCTCAAGGGCGATAATGCCCGGCGCATCCTGCCCGTGGCGGCCGATGCCAAACGCCTGCCTCTGCCCGATGCCTCGGTAGACTGCCTGACCATCGCTTTCGGCATACGCAACATCATCCCGCGTGAAACGGCCTTTGCCGAAATGCTGCGTGTGCTGCGCCCAGGCGGGCGGGCCTGTATCCTGGAGTTCGGCTCCGGCCGCGAGCGCATCTGGGGCGGCCTGTACAATGTGTACCTGAACCACCTGCTGCCCCGTGTGGGCCGTATGTTTTCCAAAGATCCCGCAGCCTATGCCTACCTGGCGGACACTATCCGCGCGTTTCCCTCTGCCGTTGAGCTGGAAAAAGAAATGCGCAAAGCCGGATTCAGCAAGGCATGGTATCAGAAGCTCACGTCAGGTATTGTCTGCCTGCATGTGGGCGAAAAGGCCCGCTAG